The proteins below come from a single Diadema setosum chromosome 21, eeDiaSeto1, whole genome shotgun sequence genomic window:
- the LOC140244853 gene encoding uncharacterized protein, whose product MELERLAKIGESLGFKGDELQDFITRERENAKEERAREREARAEERELIKLRLELEKAKGNSNNGNNSCNGSVVQAPKLPTFNDSKDQMDAYLNRFERYATTQRWPEEAWATNLSALLTGKALETYARLSDVEAQDYGVVKKALLNRYSLTSEGFRKKLRAAKPDNGETASQFVVRMRSYLDKWVELAGAKPQYEALVELMLMEQFLTSCSQPMVLFIRERRPTALSEMVEIADRFVESRSGWYSPAGHKGPQTRPAPNQSSRPNTGTARPKPDAKPREETPRDKPGCFLCGSTRHFARNCQKRHKPEKLAAGVDKSSYPQARDGKSSGATAATDEKEERDVVADNRREGDKNRRGTGEKGCLLIDSCFSCSPTTQVHEKEQRKDTMLPSVSAACGAKPVRAMPVVSGLLNGKKVTVLRDSGCSTAVAKAELIEHQQLTEEVRTCVLIDGTVREFQVAKVHVDTPYYEGKLEVLCVTNPIYDLILGNVPGVREPSQPDREWTPTEPDEDTALAVETRSKRRDVTKPLRELRVPGQKEAITAEQFRQEQEKDASLGNIRRQIESGEEKVSRKGNKTKFVMKGKLMYRKFSSSYADSKDATWQLIVPEKLRRHVLSLAHESLLGGHLATKKTSEKISANFYWPGMYADTRRFCRSCDGCQRSLPKGKVSKVPLGTTPLIDEPFRRVAVDIVGPITPVTGRGNRYILTLVDYATRYPEAMALRNIDTQTVAEALLSMFSRVGFPREMLTDRGTQFTSGVMKEVSRLLSITHLTTTPYHPACNGLVERFNGTLKLMLKKMCEEQPREWDRYLDSLLFAYRETPHDSTGFAPFELLYGRDVRGPLMILKELWTDEDTVPETKTAYQYVMDLREKLEKTCEIASQELMKAHEGYRKNYNRRAKARSFKVGDEVLLLLPTDKNKLLMHWKGPFRVVGVVGKMDYRIDTGQRVTTFHANLLKRYLRREDDQQGNANTGTPFDVAAASVVEEDDDEPHTDDAETHTDPPKPKLLEVPTLQQTQTFEDVKVSPDLTSKQKSEAKQLLNKYSDSLTDVPGVTNAGYHDIELTDPRPIQSRPYPLPHALREVVKREVKEMLDYGVIEPSTSPYASPIVLVSKKDGTNRFCCDFRKLNVVTVKDAEPIPDQDEIFAKLANDQYFSKIDLTKGYWQMPLTDRAKPLTAFVTPDGLYQFRTMPFGLVNAPASFSRLMRSILRGVPCVDNFIDDILIHTVTWEQHLDVLEEVLHRLRHANLTAKPNKCFVGFNTIEFLGHQVSRGCVRPTLDKVDSIVSAPRPETKKQLRSFIGLAGYYRKFVPNFSATAVPLTDRTKKGEPNKVKWEKEQEQAFRSLKAALANAPILQLPDVAKPFILRTDTAAVLRAETAAPLRAEAAAVLRAETAAPPRAESGTSRCSVTQSRSSAETLSSLAGPDWSTSAPTLHPSDLQDARGRPPATS is encoded by the exons ATGGAGCTTGAGAGATTGGCGAAGATTGGTGAGTCTCTTGGGTTTAAGGGTGATGAGCTGCAGGACTTCATAACCAGAGAACGGGAGAACGCTAAGGAAGAGCGGGCGAGAGAGAGGGAAGCGAGGGCAGAAGAGCGAGAATTAATTAAGTTAAGGTTGGAATTAGAGAAGGCTAAGGGAAACTCAAATAATGggaacaatagttgtaatggTTCAGTTGTACAGGCCCCGAAGCTACCGACGTTTAATGATAGTAAAGATCAGATGGATGCCTACCTTAACAGATTTGAGAGATACGCAACCACACAGCGGTGGCCGGAGGAGGCGTGGGCCACGAATCTCAGTGCTTTACTTACGGGGAAAGCATTAGAAACGTACGCAAGGTTGAGTGATGTAGAAGCACAGGATTATGGGGTTGTGAAGAAGGCGCTTCTTAATAGGTACTCTCTAACAAGTGAGGGATTCCGAAAGAAGCTACGGGCGGCGAAGCCTGACAATGGGGAAACCGCCAGTCAATTTGTTGTTCGAATGCGGAGTTATTTAGACAAATGGGTAGAACTAGCGGGAGCAAAACCTCAGTATGAAGCGTTAGTAGAGTTGATGTTAATGGAGCAGTTCCTTACTAGTTGTTCGCAACCAATGGTACTGTTCATTCGAGAACGTAGGCCGACAGCCCTAAGTGAAATGGTCGAGATCGCCGACCGCTTCGTAGAATCTCGATCAGGATGGTATTCACCGGCAGGTCACAAGGGCCCACAAACCAGGCCTGCTCCGAATCAGAGTAGTCGTCCCAATACAGGTACCGCTCGCCCAAAGCCGGACGCCAAGCCAAGGGAGGAGACCCCGCGCGACAAGCCCGGGTGCTTTCTATGCGGTAGCACCCGACACTTCGCGAGGAACTGTCAGAAACGCCACAAGCCGGAGAAGCTGGCCGCGGGAGTCGACAAGTCGTCCTATCCACAGGCGCGAGACGGGAAGAGTTCTGGAGCGACGGCCGCGACGGACGAAAAAGAAGAGAGGGACGTGGTAGCTGACAACCGTCGAGAGGGAGACAAGAACCGGCGAGGCACGGGTGAGAAAGGGTGTCTATTAATCGACTCTTGCTTTTCATGTAGTCCCACCACACAGGTACACGAAAAAGAGCAGCGAAAGGATACCATGCTACCGAGTGTAAGTGCCGCCTGTGGAGCGAAGCCAGTTCGGGCAATGCCAGTAGTTAGCGGACTCCTAAACGGCAAGAAGGTGACCGTCCTGCGAGATAGTGGATGCTCGACAGCCGTCGCCAAGGCCGAGTTGATCGAACACCAGCAGTTGACAGAGGAGGTGCGCACGTGTGTCCTGATTGATGGCACGGTGAGAGAATTCCAAGTCGCTAAGGTACACGTGGATACGCCCTACTATGAAGGGAAATTGGAAGTGTTGTGCGTGACTAACCCGATTTATGACTTGATACTAGGTAATGTCCCAGGAGTGAGAGAGCCAAGCCAGCCAGACCGGGAATGGACGCCAACTGAGCCTGACGAGGATACAGCCCTAGCAGTGGAGACTCGGAGTAAACGTCGTGACGTTACCAAACCACTGAGGGAACTGAGGGTGCCTGGTCAGAAAGAGGCGATAACGGCGGAGCAATTCCGGCAAGAGCAGGAGAAGGACGCCTCGCTCGGGAACATTCGGAGACAGATCGAGTCAGGAGAAGAGAAGGTGAGCCGAAAGGGCAATAAGACTAAATTTGTCATGAAGGGAAAGTTGATGTACCGGAAGTTTTCATCCAGTTATGCAGACAGCAAGGATGCAACATGGCAGTTGATTGTACCGGAAAAACTTCGACGACATGTCTTGTCCCTCGCTCACGAGTCCTTGTTAGGTGGACACCTGGCAACGAAGAAGACTTCGGAGAAAATCAGCGCAAATTTCTACTGGCCGGGGATGTATGCGGACACTCGTCGATTCTGTCGGTCTTGTGACGGATGTCAGCGCTCACTCCCCAAGGGAAAAGTCAGTAAGGTGCCCCTCGGCACGACCCCCTTGATCGACGAGCCATTCAGACGCGTCGCGGTTGACATAGTCGGCCCAATCACGCCGGTCACCGGACGAGGGAATAGGTATATCTTAACTTTGGTCGATTATGCCACCAGGTACCCCGAAGCGATGGCACTACGTAACATCGATACCCAAACCGTGGCGGAGGCTCTTCTCAGCATGTTCTCTCGGGTAGGCTTCCCGCGCGAAATGCTGACAGATCGAGGGACCCAATTCACGTCAGGTGTCATGAAGGAAGTAAGCCGATTGTTGTCTATCACGCATCTCACCACCACGCCCTACCACCCCGCGTGTAACGGGCTAGTGGAACGATTCAACGGCACATTAAAGCTTATGCTCAAAAAGATGTGTGAAGAACAACCCAGAGAATGGGATCGGTACCTCGACTCCCTTCTGTTCGCCTATAGAGAGACGCCCCATGACAGCACGGGGTTCGCACCCTTCGAACTGTTATACGGCAGAGACGTTCGAGGACCCCTCATGATCTTGAAAGAACTGTGGACAGACGAGGATACGGTGCCCGAGACGAAGACGGCGTACCAATACGTCATGGACCTCCGAGAAAAGCTGgagaaaacatgtgaaatagcAAGCCAGGAGCTGATGAAGGCACACGAAGGATATCGCAAAAACTACAACCGGAGAGCCAAGGCACGATCGTTCAAGGTCGGAGACGAGGTGTTGTTACTACTCCCTACCGATAAGAACAAGTTACTGATGCACTGGAAGGGGCCGTTCCGGGTGGTAGGTGTCGTGGGTAAGATGGATTACCGCATCGACACTGGGCAGAGGGTGACAACCTTCCATGCAAACCTGCTGAAACGATATCTGCGGAGAGAGGATGACCAGCAGGGCAATGCAAATACAGGCACCCCGTTCGACGTCGCCGCAGCCTCGGTCGTCGAAGAGGATGACGACGAGCCCCACACCGATGACGCCGAAACGCACACGGACCCACCTAAACCAAAGCTTCTGGAAGTACCAACGCTACAGCAAACTCAAACCTTTGAAGACGTGAAGGTAAGCCCTGATCTCACGAGTAAACAAAAATCAGAAGCAAAGCAATTACTGAACAAGTACTCTGATTCATTAACAGATGTCCCCGGGGTTACCAACGCTGGCTACCATGACATCGAGCTGACAGATCCGAGGCCAATCCAGAGTCGGCCATATCCACTGCCCCACGCCCTAAGGGAAGTCGTGAAGCGTGAGGTAAAAGAGATGCTCGACTATGGGGTCATCGAGCCTTCGACGTCGCCATACGCATCGCCGATTGTCTTAGTGTCCAAGAAAGACGGGACCAATCGATTCTGCTGCGATTTCCGGAAGCTTAATGTCGTCACCGTCAAGGACGCCGAACCAATACCGGACCAAGATGAGATATTTGCCAAGTTAGCAAACGACCAGTACTTCTCGAAGATAGATCTGACAAAAGGATATTGGCAGATGCCACTAACAGATAGAGCGAAGCCACTGACCGCGTTCGTCACCCCAGATGGCCTCTATCAGTTTCGGACTATGCCATTCGGCCTCGTCAACGCCCCGGCGTCGTTTAGCCGCTTGATGAGGAGCATACTTCGTGGAGTGCCGTGCGTCGATAATTTTATCGACGATATCCTGATCCACACCGTCACATGGGAACAGCACCTGGACGTGCTTGAAGAAGTGCTGCATCGTCTGAGACATGCCAACCTCACAGCCAAGCCAAACAAGTGCTTCGTCGGCTTCAACACCATCGAGTTCTTGGGCCACCAAGTAAGCAGGGGCTGCGTGAGGCCCACGCTCGACAAGGTCGACTCCATTGTGAGCGCCCCACGCCCGGAGACGAAGAAACAGCTGCGGTCCTTCATCGGGCTAGCAGGATACTACCGCAAGTTCGTGCCGAACTTCTCGGCGACTGCCGTCCCACTGACAGACCGCACTAAGAAGGGAGAGCCAAACAAGGTAAAGTGGGAGAAGGAACAAGAACAAGCGTTCAGGAGTTTGAAGGCCGCACTGGCTAACGCACCCATCCTCCAACTCCCGGATGTTGCCAAGCCATTCATCCTCCGCACCGAC acagccgcagTGCTACGAGCTGAGACCGCCGCACCACTACGAGCTGAGGCAGCCGCTgtgctacgagctgagacagccgcacCACCACGAGCTGAGTCCGGGACCAGCCGCTGCTCGGTGACACAGTCACGGTCGTCAGCAGAGACGCTGTCATCACTGGCCGGGCCAGACTGGTCGACGTCGGCACCGACGCTGCACCCTAGCGATCTACAAGACGCACGGGGGCGCCCTCCAGCGACGTCATAG